ACCCCGCGACGTTCGCCGACTACCGACGCGCGTCGCGTGTATTTTTCGTGGATCCGCTCGATGGCACGCGCGAGTTCGTCAAGAAGAACGGCGAGTTCGTGGTGATGATCGGTGTGCTGGACGCGGGGCGACCGAAGGCCGGTGTGATCCACGCGCCCGCAACCGGCGCTACGTGGCTCGGCGAAGTCGGTCACGGCGCCGAGCTGCTCGGCACCGACGGTTCACGCACGCCGCTCGCGGTCAGCAAGACCAGCTTGCTCTCGGCCTCGAGACTGCTCTCGACTCGCTCACACCGAAGCCCTGCCCTCGAAGCGGCGCTGGCCGCGCTCGAAGCACGCCAGATCGACCCGCTCGGCAGCGCCGGGCTCAAGTGCGTCGAGGTGGCCGCGGGTGGAGCGGAGGCCTACGTCGCGCCCGCGAAAGCGGGAAGTCGCTGGGACATTTGCGCCGGCGAGGCCATCATCCTGGCAGCGGGCGGCATGCTCACGGATGCCTACGGTGATCAGGTCGACTACCTGAGCGAGAGTTTGATCAACGAACGCGGGATCGTCGCGAGCAACGGCCGGGTGCACGCCGAAATTCTGGCACGCTGGGCCGAGGTACGTCGGCGCACGGACAAGGAGTGAACGTGCGCGAAGAAGCGGACGTGGTGGTGATCGGCGCAGGCATCATGGGCCTCGCCATCGCCTACAACCTGGCCAAGTACCACGGCGTCCGCAAGGTGACGGTGCTAGACCAGTCGTACCTGTGTGGCGGCGCCAGCGGGCGGAACGGCGGGGGAGTGCGCGCGCAGTGGTCGAGTGAGGCCAACATCCGTTTGATGCAGGAGTCACTGAGCATCTGTCGGCAGTTTGCCCGAGAACACCGCATCAACACCTGGTTCCGTCAGGGCGGTTACCTGTTTCTGGTGCGCAGCGACGAGCGCGCTCGCTCGCTCGAAGCCAACGTGAAGCTGCAAAACCAGCTCGGGTTGTCGACTCGATTGCTGGACGCCAAGCAGGCCAAGGCGGTCGTTCCCGAGCTGTCGACCGAGGGCATCAAGCTCGCTTGTTACAACGCGGACGACGCCGTGGTCTTCCCCTGGCCGTTCGTGTGGGGCTACGCAGAGGGCGCGCGGGCACACGGCGTCGAGGTGTGCACCTTCACGCGGGTCACCGGCATCGAGCAGACGGGCGGACGGGTGAGCGCGGTGCTCACCGACGCGGGCAGCATTCGGACCGACCGCGTCGTCAACGCCGCCGGTGCGCTCAGCCCCGAGGTTGCCAAGCTGGTTGGCATTCATCTGCCAACCCACCCGCACCGCCACGAGATCTGCTCGAGCGAGCCCCTGAAACCCTGGCTCGAGCCGCTGGTCGCGGACCTGACCAACGGCCTCTATTTCTCGCAGTCCACACGCGGCGAGATCGTCGGCGGCATCAGCAACTCGAAGGTCCCGGCGGGCCCGGACCACGGCTCGTCGTTTCGCTTCCTGTCGCTCTACTCCCGCGCGTTGCTCCGGGCGTGTCCCATCCTGGGGTCCGTGAAAATCCTGCGGCAGTGGGCCGGGCTCTACGACATTTCACCGGATCAGAGCCCGATCGTCGGCAAAGTGGACGAGGTAGAAGGCTTCTTCCTGGCCTGCGGTTTCATGGGACATGGCTTCATGATGGCGCCCGTAGTGGGGAAGATGCTGGCGGCGCTCGTCGCCGGCGGCCCCGTGCCGGACGTGTTCGAACGCTGGAACCTCCGCCGCTTTGCCGGGGGCGCGCTGCTCGACGAGGGCATGATCATCGGCTGATCCGCCCGTCATGTCGCGGCGCGTCATGGCTTCCGCTTCGTTGACAGCGGCTTTGGGGCCGACGTACGGTCCCGCGGGGTTTTGGACCGCCGGTTTCGTGGGCTTTCGCGGGCTTCGCGGCTCCCATCCCAACGGTCACGACCCCAGAAAATCCCGGAGGCACTACGAGATGTTCCGCTCCTCGCGCGCCAAGGCGTCGCTCATCCGCTCCCTGCTCCTCGGTACCGCCACCACCGCGTTCGCGGTCACCGCGTCCAGCGTCCTTCTGGTCGGCTGCAAGGACGAAAGTCAGCCTGACTACTGGGTCGAGAAGCTGAACGACACGTCCTGGCGAGCGCGCTCGGTGACGCGCCTCGGACAGTTCTTCGAGGACGCCAGCAGCAAGGCCAAGGGCGACAACAACGCGCCGGAAGTCCAGACGCTGCTGAACAAGATCGCCGATCCGCTGACCAAGACCTACGTCGACAACTACGCCGACATGGATGGCAAGACGCGGGTCTCGCTGATCAAGCTGCTGGCCTCTTTCCGAGACAAACGGACGGAGCCGGCGTTGAAGAAGGCATTCGAGGAGTTCGCGAAGAAACCTGCGACCAGCAAGGACGACGCCGACATCAAGTGGGCCGTCCGAGCCGCCTCTGACCTCAAGCTCGACTCACTCGCCGATCCGCTGGTCCAGGCGTTCCTCAAGCTGAAAGCCAGCACCATGCTCGGCGGAGTCACCTATCGCGACTTCAACGACGCGATGATGAACCTCAAGTCCAAATCGTGGACTGGCCCGCTGATCGCCGCCCTGGAAGCCCCGATCGACCGCCCGACCGGCGCCAAGGACAAGGACAAGATCGATCCCTATCGCGATCAGCTGTTCTGGCAGACGACGGCAGCCCAGGTGCTGGGCGAGATCGGCGCGGCAGAGGCCGTGGAGCCGATGGTCAAGATCATGCTCGACCCCGCCAAGGCCGACGTGCAGGCCACGGCGGTGCTGGCCATGGTCAAGATCGGCAAACCCGCCGCCCAGGCAGCCATCAAGATCCTCAAGGGCGAAGATGAGAAGATGATCGCCTTCATGTACCGTCGCATGAAGGAGCTGAAGCAGATCAAAGAAGACGAAGAGAAGAAGATGAAAGAGAACCCCGCGGACGCTCCGAACGTCATGACCGGGGCGATCATGGTGGGCACCATCGGGCGCGGTGAAGGCGTACCCGCCATGCTCGAGGCGCTCAAGAACGCCAAGAAGGACGCCACCCGGGCGCTGATCGCCCGCGAGCTCGTCAAGCTCCCCGACTCGGCGGAGTCGCTCACTGCCTTCAAGGAAGCGTTCGAGAAGATCTCGCTCGAGACCAACATTCCCCCCGGCATGAACGCGCTGCAGATGTTGGCGGAGTCCGCAGGGCAGTTCTACGACGCGGGTCTGGTCGACTGGCTGCTCGAGCGCGCGGAGAAGACCAAGGGCAGCGGCGACGACCTGAAGGCGCTGCAAGGCGCCATCTTGGTCACGACGATCAAGCTCGCGAAGGCCGACCAGCTGGACAAGGTCAAGGCCGCCGTCGACAAGTACGGAACCAAGCTCGAGAAGGACCTGTTCGCTCAGGCCGAAAAACTCGTCAAAGACTGCGGCGAGAAGGCGGACTGCTACCTCCAGGAAATGGAGAAGAGCTCGAACCAGGACCAGAAGACCCAGTTCGTGGCCATCAAGGCCGGCTACATGGGTGCCATCTTGGGCGGCGAGACGCAGCGCGACGAGCTCGTCAAGCGCATCGACTCTTTCGAGAACGCTGCGGTGCGCTTCGTGGCCGCGCAGACCATCGACCACCTCTCGCCGAAGGGCTCGAAAGAAGCGGCCGCGCTGCTGCGCAAGGTCATCGACAAGAACACCGAGAGCGGCGACAAGGACAAGATTGCGGGCGATGCGCCGGTGAAACAGGTCATGTACCGCATCGAAGCTCGCGCCGACTGAGCGCGGCCGCGGGAGCCGCGTGCTCTCTTCCAAAAGAGTGCGCGGCTGTCGCGAGCGCATGAGCTCCGATGGCCAGCGTCCGGCTCGAAGTACAGAACGGCAGCCTGAAAGGCCGCACCTTCGAGCCCGAAGGAGACGTTGTGCGCATCGGTCGCGCCGCACACAACGAGCTCGTGCTCGAAGAAGCTCACGTCTCAGCTGAGCACGCACGCCTCGTGGTCGGCGCCGAGCGGGTAACGGTGGAAGACCTCCGCTCCACCAACGGCAGCGCCGTCGTGCGCGGCAGCCAACGCATCGTTCTGGGGGAGGCAAGCTCGGCGCGGGCCGTGCTCGAGTCCGGTGACGTGCTCGAGCTGGGCGGCAGCGGAGACGAGGGCACGCAGATCAGGGTCGAGCTCGGGGACGAGCGCGAGCCCCCCCACGTGGTGAGCATTCGCCCGATCGGCGAGCTCGCGGGCTTCACGACCTCGGGCGACCGCAACACCGGCGTGCTCAAGACCCTGTACCGCGTCGAAAAGCGCATCGGGGGAGCCGTCGACCTGGACGACGTCTTGATCGCGGTGGCCGACGCAGCGCTGGAGCTCGTGCCCACCGCGACCCATGCGACGCTGGTGCTGCGGGACGATCTCGCGGCGGACGCCGATCGCGATGACGCGGGCTACGTGCCGGTTCTGACGCGCTTGCGCAGCCCAGAGGGCCAAGGGGCGGCTCCCGGTGGAGCAGTGGCGATCACCCGCAGTGTGTTCCGCAAGGTCATCCGCGAGCGAGCCGCCGTGCTGGCCGCTGACGCTCCGAGTGAGGCGTTCAGCTCGGAGTCACTGCTCGGAGCGAGCATTCGCAGCACAATCGGCGTTCCACTCTGGAAGGGTGACGAGATCTTGGGCGTGGTCCAGGTCGACAACCGCGCCTCGCCGGGCATGTTCGATTCTGCGGACCTCGATGCACTCGGCGTGCTGGCCGCCAGCGCGTCGCTCGCAGTCGCCAACGCCCGGCTGATTCGCCGACTGGTCGCAGCGGAAGAACAGCTGCAGAAGGAGAACTCCTTCCTCAAGGGTCGAGAGCGCGCCAAGTCGAGCGGGGCGGTGGACATCATCGGTCAGAGCAAGGCGATGCGCGAGCTGTTCAATCAGCTCGACAAGGTCGTGGACACCCGCGTCACCGTGCTCATCGAAGGTGAGACGGGGACGGGCAAGGAGCTGATCGCTTCCGCGGTGCACTATCGGTCACGGCGCCGGGCCAAGCTCTTTGTCGCGCAGAACTGCGCGGCGATGCCGGAGAATCTGCTCGAGAGCGAGCTGTTCGGACACAAACGCGGCTCGTTCACCGGTGCGACGGAGGAGAAGCGGGGCCTGTTCGACGTGGCCGACGGCGGCACGTTGTTCCTCGACGAGGTGACGGAGATGCCCGTGTCCTTGCAGGCAAAGCTGCTGCGTGTGCTGCAAGAGGGAGAAATTCGTGCGGTCGGCGCCACCCAGACCAAGACGGTGGACGTGCGCATCGTCGCCGCGTGCAACCGCAACCTGGAGAAAGAGGTCGAAGAAGGGCGCTTCCGCCAGGACCTCTACTACCGGCTGAAGGTATTTCCGATCCGGGTGCCCCCGCTGCGCGAGCGCCGAGACGACGTGCCTCTGCTCGCGGGTCACTTTCTGGAGCGTTACACGAAGGAGGTCGGGAGGCCGATCGCCGGGTTTGCCCAGGCCACGATGGAGCTGCTCATGTCCTACGACTGGCCGGGCAACGTGCGCGAGCTGGAGAACGAGGTGCAACGGCTCGTGATCCAGGCGGATGCGAACGCCTTCGTCACGCCGGACCTCTTGAGCCCGCGCGTGCGTCAGATGGAGGGTCTGATCACCCAGGCCGGCGCCGTCAAAGGCACGCTCAAAGACATGGTCGAGCAG
This sequence is a window from Myxococcales bacterium. Protein-coding genes within it:
- a CDS encoding 3'(2'),5'-bisphosphate nucleotidase CysQ, whose protein sequence is MSELLEFLTDVARQAAGIINAVYSTPFEVDYKSPRDPVTEADRRANALICARLAEKFPGVPVVAEESDPATFADYRRASRVFFVDPLDGTREFVKKNGEFVVMIGVLDAGRPKAGVIHAPATGATWLGEVGHGAELLGTDGSRTPLAVSKTSLLSASRLLSTRSHRSPALEAALAALEARQIDPLGSAGLKCVEVAAGGAEAYVAPAKAGSRWDICAGEAIILAAGGMLTDAYGDQVDYLSESLINERGIVASNGRVHAEILARWAEVRRRTDKE
- a CDS encoding sigma 54-interacting transcriptional regulator, with product MASVRLEVQNGSLKGRTFEPEGDVVRIGRAAHNELVLEEAHVSAEHARLVVGAERVTVEDLRSTNGSAVVRGSQRIVLGEASSARAVLESGDVLELGGSGDEGTQIRVELGDEREPPHVVSIRPIGELAGFTTSGDRNTGVLKTLYRVEKRIGGAVDLDDVLIAVADAALELVPTATHATLVLRDDLAADADRDDAGYVPVLTRLRSPEGQGAAPGGAVAITRSVFRKVIRERAAVLAADAPSEAFSSESLLGASIRSTIGVPLWKGDEILGVVQVDNRASPGMFDSADLDALGVLAASASLAVANARLIRRLVAAEEQLQKENSFLKGRERAKSSGAVDIIGQSKAMRELFNQLDKVVDTRVTVLIEGETGTGKELIASAVHYRSRRRAKLFVAQNCAAMPENLLESELFGHKRGSFTGATEEKRGLFDVADGGTLFLDEVTEMPVSLQAKLLRVLQEGEIRAVGATQTKTVDVRIVAACNRNLEKEVEEGRFRQDLYYRLKVFPIRVPPLRERRDDVPLLAGHFLERYTKEVGRPIAGFAQATMELLMSYDWPGNVRELENEVQRLVIQADANAFVTPDLLSPRVRQMEGLITQAGAVKGTLKDMVEQVEKYFILERLREHGNNKTSTAKVLGITREGLHKKLKQLGIG
- a CDS encoding FAD-binding oxidoreductase, with the protein product MREEADVVVIGAGIMGLAIAYNLAKYHGVRKVTVLDQSYLCGGASGRNGGGVRAQWSSEANIRLMQESLSICRQFAREHRINTWFRQGGYLFLVRSDERARSLEANVKLQNQLGLSTRLLDAKQAKAVVPELSTEGIKLACYNADDAVVFPWPFVWGYAEGARAHGVEVCTFTRVTGIEQTGGRVSAVLTDAGSIRTDRVVNAAGALSPEVAKLVGIHLPTHPHRHEICSSEPLKPWLEPLVADLTNGLYFSQSTRGEIVGGISNSKVPAGPDHGSSFRFLSLYSRALLRACPILGSVKILRQWAGLYDISPDQSPIVGKVDEVEGFFLACGFMGHGFMMAPVVGKMLAALVAGGPVPDVFERWNLRRFAGGALLDEGMIIG